In a single window of the Nodularia spumigena CCY9414 genome:
- a CDS encoding class I fructose-bisphosphate aldolase, which yields MTTTLLEANSIRSLLGKEGENLLTYKAKVSQDLLHLPGTDFIDRVWLNSDRSPQVLRNLQQLYSHGRLANTGYLSILPVDQGIEHSAGASFAPNPIYFDPENIIKLAIAGGCNAVATTLGVLGSVSRKYAHKIPFIAKINHNELLTFPNQYDQILFADVEQAWNLGAVAVGATIYFGSEQSARQIQEVSQAFKHAHELGLVTILWCYLRNNTFKQDQDYHLAADLTGQANHLGVTIEADIIKQKLPECNHGYSAVAKATNQSYGKTDERVYTELTSDHPIDLTRYQVLNCYSGRAGLINSGGASGKDDLAQVVRTAVINKRAGGTGLISGRKTFQRPFEEGVKLFHAIQDVYLSPDVTIA from the coding sequence ATGACTACAACACTTTTAGAGGCTAATTCTATCCGGTCTTTGTTAGGTAAAGAAGGGGAAAACTTACTCACCTATAAAGCCAAAGTTTCTCAGGATTTACTACATTTACCAGGGACAGATTTTATAGATCGAGTTTGGTTAAATAGCGATCGCTCTCCCCAAGTCTTGCGTAATCTCCAGCAACTTTACTCACATGGTCGATTAGCAAACACTGGCTATCTGTCTATTCTACCAGTAGACCAAGGAATTGAACACTCAGCCGGTGCATCTTTTGCGCCTAATCCGATTTATTTTGATCCCGAAAACATTATCAAATTAGCCATAGCCGGAGGCTGTAATGCTGTTGCTACGACTTTAGGCGTATTAGGGAGCGTTTCGCGTAAATATGCCCATAAAATCCCCTTCATAGCCAAAATCAACCATAACGAACTGCTAACTTTTCCCAATCAATATGACCAGATATTGTTTGCTGATGTGGAACAAGCTTGGAACTTGGGTGCTGTGGCGGTAGGTGCGACAATTTACTTTGGTTCCGAACAATCTGCTAGACAAATTCAGGAAGTTAGCCAAGCTTTTAAACACGCCCATGAACTGGGTTTGGTGACAATTCTTTGGTGCTATTTGCGTAATAATACTTTCAAACAAGACCAAGATTATCACCTTGCGGCTGACCTCACCGGACAGGCTAACCATTTGGGTGTCACCATTGAAGCGGACATAATTAAACAAAAGTTACCTGAATGTAATCATGGTTATAGTGCAGTAGCGAAAGCGACTAATCAGAGTTACGGCAAAACTGATGAACGAGTTTACACCGAATTGACCAGTGATCACCCCATTGATTTAACTCGTTATCAAGTGCTTAATTGTTACTCTGGACGTGCGGGACTCATTAATTCTGGTGGTGCATCTGGTAAAGATGACTTAGCCCAAGTTGTGCGTACAGCAGTGATTAATAAACGGGCTGGCGGTACTGGTTTAATTTCCGGGCGGAAAACCTTCCAGCGTCCCTTTGAGGAAGGTGTAAAACTGTTTCATGCAATTCAGGATGTTTACTTGTCGCCAGATGTGACTATAGCTTAG